The following coding sequences are from one Phormidium ambiguum IAM M-71 window:
- the rpmF gene encoding 50S ribosomal protein L32, translating into MAVPKKKTSKSKRDKRRATWRHKAALQAEKALSLGKSILSGRSTFVYPSKEEEESEES; encoded by the coding sequence ATGGCGGTTCCTAAGAAGAAAACATCAAAATCAAAACGCGACAAACGTAGAGCGACTTGGAGACACAAAGCAGCACTGCAAGCTGAAAAAGCTTTGAGTTTAGGTAAGTCTATTTTGTCTGGACGTTCTACGTTTGTCTATCCTTCCAAGGAAGAAGAGGAATCAGAAGAATCCTAA